A single region of the Agromyces sp. Leaf222 genome encodes:
- the tsaE gene encoding tRNA (adenosine(37)-N6)-threonylcarbamoyltransferase complex ATPase subunit type 1 TsaE, whose translation MIRAEVPDAAAMEEFGRDLGAGLVAGDLLILSGPLGAGKTTLTRGLGAGLGVRGPVQSPTFVLARTHPSLVGGAPLVHVDAYRLGSAELLEDLDLDFARSVVVVEWGAGLLDDVSASWLEVEIERPQGAAVADAAAGLFGDDTGAAGAPGDPGTRADPGDAEFLGADEPRVITLRGFGPRWAGTAYADAR comes from the coding sequence ATGATCCGCGCCGAGGTTCCGGATGCCGCAGCCATGGAGGAGTTCGGGCGCGACCTCGGCGCCGGGCTCGTCGCCGGCGACCTGCTCATCCTCTCGGGGCCGCTGGGCGCGGGCAAGACGACGCTGACGCGGGGCCTCGGAGCCGGCCTCGGCGTGCGCGGACCCGTGCAGTCCCCGACGTTCGTGCTCGCCCGCACCCATCCGAGCCTCGTCGGCGGTGCGCCGCTCGTGCACGTCGACGCCTACCGCCTCGGCAGCGCGGAGCTGCTCGAGGACCTCGACCTCGACTTCGCGCGCTCGGTCGTCGTGGTCGAGTGGGGGGCCGGGCTCCTCGACGACGTGAGCGCGTCGTGGCTCGAGGTCGAGATCGAGCGCCCGCAGGGTGCTGCGGTGGCCGATGCCGCGGCCGGCCTGTTCGGCGACGACACAGGCGCCGCGGGCGCCCCGGGCGACCCGGGCACCCGGGCCGACCCCGGCGACGCCGAGTTCCTCGGTGCCGACGAGCCGCGCGTCATCACGCTGCGAGGCTTCGGTCCGCGCTGGGCGGGCACCGCCTACGCCGACGCTCGGTAG
- the alr gene encoding alanine racemase has protein sequence MTVPFREAAVDLDAVRANIAALAAQAAPAAVMAVVKANAYGHGAVPVARAALDAGAAWLGVADLDEAFELRDAGIGAPVLAWLHGPDAPFAEAIEREVDLGVSSLDQLRRVADAAAQVAASRESRPTRTPAAVHLKIDTGLSRNGVPPEEWSDVVAFAAILEGQGGIRVRGVFSHLANTDADADRAQLDAFESALAAASAAGLRPEVRHLASTAAAVRLPDSRFDLVRVGIGTYGIAPYSDGTTAADLGLRPVMTLRACVAAVRRVEAGVGVSYSHTWRAERPTTLALVPLGYADGIPRHASGRAEVLLAGRRRPIVGRIAMDQFVVDVGDDEVAVGDEVVLFGDPATGAPSADDWAEAADTIGYEIVTRIGHRVPRTFGSGA, from the coding sequence GTGACCGTGCCGTTCCGCGAGGCCGCCGTCGACCTCGACGCCGTGCGCGCGAACATCGCCGCGCTCGCCGCCCAGGCCGCGCCGGCCGCGGTCATGGCGGTCGTGAAGGCGAACGCCTACGGCCACGGCGCCGTGCCGGTCGCGCGCGCCGCCCTCGACGCCGGGGCCGCCTGGCTCGGCGTGGCCGACCTCGACGAGGCGTTCGAGCTGCGCGACGCGGGCATCGGCGCACCGGTGCTCGCCTGGCTGCACGGCCCCGACGCGCCGTTCGCCGAGGCCATCGAGCGCGAGGTGGACCTCGGCGTCTCCTCGCTCGACCAGCTTCGACGGGTCGCGGATGCCGCGGCGCAGGTCGCGGCATCGCGGGAGTCGCGGCCGACACGAACACCGGCGGCGGTGCACCTCAAGATCGACACGGGGCTCAGCCGCAACGGCGTGCCGCCCGAGGAGTGGTCCGACGTCGTCGCCTTCGCCGCGATCCTCGAGGGGCAGGGCGGCATCCGCGTGCGCGGCGTCTTCAGCCACCTCGCGAACACCGATGCCGACGCCGACCGCGCCCAGCTCGACGCGTTCGAGTCGGCGCTCGCCGCGGCATCCGCTGCCGGACTGCGGCCAGAGGTGCGCCACCTCGCCTCGACCGCCGCCGCGGTGCGCCTGCCGGACTCGCGCTTCGACCTCGTGCGCGTCGGCATCGGCACCTACGGCATCGCGCCGTACAGCGACGGCACGACGGCGGCCGACCTCGGGCTGCGGCCGGTCATGACGCTGCGCGCCTGCGTCGCCGCGGTCCGCCGCGTCGAGGCGGGGGTCGGCGTCTCCTACAGCCACACGTGGCGCGCCGAGCGCCCGACGACCCTCGCGCTCGTGCCGCTGGGCTACGCCGACGGCATCCCGCGCCACGCGTCGGGGCGCGCCGAGGTGCTGCTCGCCGGGCGCCGTCGACCGATCGTGGGCCGCATCGCCATGGACCAGTTCGTGGTCGACGTCGGCGACGACGAGGTCGCCGTCGGTGACGAGGTCGTGCTGTTCGGCGACCCCGCGACCGGCGCCCCGTCGGCCGACGACTGGGCCGAGGCGGCCGACACGATCGGCTACGAGATCGTCACGCGCATCGGCCACCGCGTGCCCCGCACGTTCGGGAGCGGGGCATGA
- a CDS encoding holo-ACP synthase, whose amino-acid sequence MIVGIGIDVVDIMRFERSIARTPALVERLFAESERGRPARSLAARFAAKESLIKALGGHAVVRWHEMTVVQDAEGNPDFALSGGLAEHVAALGIDRVHLSMSHDAGIASAFVILEASGAAQ is encoded by the coding sequence GTGATCGTCGGCATCGGCATCGACGTGGTCGACATCATGCGGTTCGAGCGGTCGATCGCGCGGACGCCGGCGCTCGTCGAGCGGTTGTTCGCTGAGAGCGAACGCGGACGCCCCGCTCGCTCACTCGCGGCCAGATTCGCCGCGAAGGAGTCGCTGATCAAGGCGCTCGGCGGACACGCGGTCGTGCGCTGGCACGAGATGACGGTCGTGCAGGATGCCGAAGGCAACCCCGACTTCGCGCTCAGCGGAGGCCTCGCCGAGCACGTCGCCGCGCTCGGCATCGACCGCGTGCACCTCTCGATGAGCCACGACGCGGGCATCGCGAGCGCCTTCGTGATCCTCGAGGCGAGCGGGGCGGCCCAGTGA